ACGGCGAGGCCGCGATCTACGGCAACACCGACGGGCAGGGCTTCCTCGACGAGATCAACCCGGGCAACTCGGTGAAGGCCAACGTCTACTTCGACGTGCCGAAGGGCACGAAGCTGAAGACGATCACGTTCGACGCGGGCCTGTTCACTCTCGCGGAGGACGCCGTCGTCACCCTCTGACGACTCCTGCCTTCGGGGGTTTCAGGCCCGCCCCATGGCTTCGAGCGCTGTGCCGCCCACCGAGGTTGTCGGTGGGCGGCACTCGCTCGGGCAACCTGATCGTTTCCCCACCTACCATCGGTCGGGCACGGGTGGCCCTGGACCACGTCACCCCCGTGGCGTGCCGCAGGTTGGATTGCGGGTGGCGCCTGTGGTCAGTCGGTCGGGTAGTCCGCCAATGCATTGACCACCGCCGCTCGGGCGTCGAGCAGCGCCTGGTAGGCGGCGGGCCCGGGAGTGGCCGTGGGTTCGACACCGGCCAGTGCGGCCACCCGTGCCGGGTGGTCCTGGCCACCGCGTTCGGCTAGCTGGTCGAGCAGGGCGAAGTCCTCCTGACCGTCGCGGAACAGCTCCCACCGGATACTCGACACCGGTCCGTCCTTGCCCGGGTAGACGAGGTACTCGTCGCCCTGGCGGTAGCGGTAGGACCCGTCGGTGTACGGGTCCTGCGGCCACGAGTTGTACGCCCAACGCAGGTAGCCGTCGAGGTTGCGTTGTGCGCTGAGCCAGGACAGCACTCGTGCGCCGAGGGGTGCGGCCGGGGTCACGGTGTTCGGGTAGGGCGGGTTGGACCAGGTGTAGAAGGTGGTCTTCTTGCCCTCCGCCCGGCGCCGGTCGATCATCTCCTGAGACCAGTTGTCAACGTCGGAGTAGTTGAGCGAGAGGTCCTGCGCGAACGCGTCAGTGCTCGCGGATCCGGCGATCGCGATCTGGTCGACGAAGACCGGTGCGACCTCCCGGACCAGGTCGATGGCCACCTGCATCTCGCTCGCGGGCCGCTCGTCGAAGGCGAGGTAGGTCCGGTCCAACCAGCCCCGGTCCCGTACGTGGTCCTCGAACGCGACGAGGAACGCCGACCAGGCGTCCTTCCACTCCGCGCCACCCAACGACACCTCCTGGTCCACCCGCTGACCGGTCCGGGTGTCGGTGTAGACGACGTGCTGGTAGCCCCGGAACATCAACAGCCCGAAGGCGTGGATGTACGGGCCGACGCCGGCTCGCATTCCCTCCTCGACCAGTCGGTCCCAGTTCGCGAAGTCGAAGGACCACTGCTCGCCGTCGTGGAACCAGTCGACGGTCGAGTGGTACGGCACGTAGGTCTGCGACCGCCACTGGCCGTCCGGCCACAGCACCGGCCACGGGTCCTCAGCGACCGCCGAGTTGATGACGCGCTGGCCGCGCGAGGCCAGGTCCTCCAGGTACGGCCGGATGGCCTTGAAGTGCTGGTCGGACCACAGTTCCAGGCCGGCCTGCTCGGCGACGGTGTCCGGCTGGAACCAGAGATTCAGGTGGAAGTCCCGCTCGGCGACCGGCGGTAGGGTCACGTCGGCAACCGTCACCGTCAGGTCGTACTCGATCGCCTCGACCTTGTGGGCGGTCACGGTGACCCGGCTGTGATAGGTGCCTGGGCGGGCGTCCGGTGGTACGGCGAGGGTGAACCAGACCGGCTGCGCCTGGCCGGCGGGCACGTCCACCCGGTCGACCTCGCGCAGCGGGTCGGCGATCGTCCCGCCCCGGTCGTCCGGGATGTACGCGGGATAGCGGATCTGGATCGCCTTCGCGATCGCGCCGCCCTTGCCGGCCGGCTTCAACGGTCCCACCTGCACGTGGAGTTCTTCGAGGTCCTGACCGCTGGCCACGGCGATCTGGGCGGACGCGTGTCCGCCCCGGACGGTCGCCAAGGACAGCTTTCGGTCGTGGCTGGTGGGCACCGACTCCGGAGCGGCCTGCGGGACGCGCTCGAACGACGAGGACGCGAAGTCGCCGGTCGGTACCCAGACCTTGAGGACGTCCGCGGGTGGCTGCGCGCTGGCCGCAGTGGGTGTGACGACGGATCCGACCAGGAGCGCGACGGCCGCGAGCCCCACGCCGAAACGGCGGGATCGGACCACTGTGGTGGGTTGAGAGGTGATGGTCGACTGTGCGGAAGGAGGCATGTGACCAACTCCTGTGAGCGATATTGCCGGGATCCGACTGATAGCGATCAGTATTGATCAGGGTCCGCCGCGAGGCAAGAAGCCACTTTGGACGTCTGGCCTTGCTGGTCGGGTGCCGGCCCGCGCCGACCGGGCGGAGGGGGTGCGCGATAGCGACAGATTCTTGTTAATATCGAGCATGAAACTCCATGCTGAGCTGCCGGCACCGAACCCCGACGAGGAGTCACGATGACCGAGCGGGAAACGTGATTCTCGCCGTTGCGCCGAACCCGGCGCTCGACGTGACCTATGGGCTGGGGGAACTGCACCGGGGCCGGGTGCAGCGGGTGCGGACCGTCAGCGAACGCCCCGGTGGCAAGGCCGTCAACGTCGGCCGGGTGCTGCACGACCTGGGGGAGCGGGTTCTCGTCACCGGCATGTCCGGCGGTCCGGGGGGCGTGGCCCTGCGGGCCGCCCTCGACCGGGCCGGCGTGCCGGAAGACCTGCTCGACGTACTGCCGGACGTCCGGCGCACGCTGGTCGTCCACGAGACCAACGGAGTGACGACGTCGCTGTGGGAGCCCGGTCATCCACCGGTGGACCCGTCGGCAGCCGCCGACGCCCTGACCCGGCACGTGAGCGAACTCCTGGCCGGCGCCGACGCGCTGGTCGTCTCCGGCAGCCTGCCGCCCGGCGTGGACCCCGGGCTTCCGGCCCGCCTGGTCGACGCGGCGGTGTCCGCCGGAGTGCCCGCCGTCGTGGACGTCAGCGGCCCGGCCCTGCAGGTGGCGGCGACAGCTGGCGGGGCGGTGCTGATGCCGAACGCGGACGAGATGGCCGAGTTGGTGGGTCACCGGCCCTCGACGCCGGCCGAGGCCGTACGGGCGGCCCGCCGGCTGCTGCCCCCCGCCGGCCGGGTCGCCGCCGTCGTGCTGACCCTGGGCGCCGACGGAATGGCCGTTGTGCGACCGGATCGGGCCATGCTGGCGGCGCCGCCGGAGCGGGTCGAGGGGAACGCGACCGGCGCCGGCGACGCGGCCTGCGCGGCC
Above is a window of Micromonospora coriariae DNA encoding:
- a CDS encoding DUF4091 domain-containing protein — translated: MPPSAQSTITSQPTTVVRSRRFGVGLAAVALLVGSVVTPTAASAQPPADVLKVWVPTGDFASSSFERVPQAAPESVPTSHDRKLSLATVRGGHASAQIAVASGQDLEELHVQVGPLKPAGKGGAIAKAIQIRYPAYIPDDRGGTIADPLREVDRVDVPAGQAQPVWFTLAVPPDARPGTYHSRVTVTAHKVEAIEYDLTVTVADVTLPPVAERDFHLNLWFQPDTVAEQAGLELWSDQHFKAIRPYLEDLASRGQRVINSAVAEDPWPVLWPDGQWRSQTYVPYHSTVDWFHDGEQWSFDFANWDRLVEEGMRAGVGPYIHAFGLLMFRGYQHVVYTDTRTGQRVDQEVSLGGAEWKDAWSAFLVAFEDHVRDRGWLDRTYLAFDERPASEMQVAIDLVREVAPVFVDQIAIAGSASTDAFAQDLSLNYSDVDNWSQEMIDRRRAEGKKTTFYTWSNPPYPNTVTPAAPLGARVLSWLSAQRNLDGYLRWAYNSWPQDPYTDGSYRYRQGDEYLVYPGKDGPVSSIRWELFRDGQEDFALLDQLAERGGQDHPARVAALAGVEPTATPGPAAYQALLDARAAVVNALADYPTD
- a CDS encoding hexose kinase → MILAVAPNPALDVTYGLGELHRGRVQRVRTVSERPGGKAVNVGRVLHDLGERVLVTGMSGGPGGVALRAALDRAGVPEDLLDVLPDVRRTLVVHETNGVTTSLWEPGHPPVDPSAAADALTRHVSELLAGADALVVSGSLPPGVDPGLPARLVDAAVSAGVPAVVDVSGPALQVAATAGGAVLMPNADEMAELVGHRPSTPAEAVRAARRLLPPAGRVAAVVLTLGADGMAVVRPDRAMLAAPPERVEGNATGAGDAACAAVARQLAAAGSLDAVDWRGLLVDAVALSAAAVLRPVAGEVDVRAYRRWRDQVRVEEA